A region of Paraburkholderia largidicola DNA encodes the following proteins:
- the fliJ gene encoding flagellar export protein FliJ produces MSKHFPIKTLIGLAQDDVDAAARKLGRVQRERNDVEAQLTALIEYRDEYHRRFTETAKAGMPAGNMRNFQAFIDTLDAAIEQQRGLLATATARVEAAKPEWQHSKQKLGSYEVLEARGIAAEAKVAARREQRDADEFGARILRMRAEGA; encoded by the coding sequence ATGAGCAAGCACTTTCCGATCAAGACGCTGATTGGCCTCGCGCAGGACGACGTCGATGCTGCCGCGCGCAAGCTCGGCCGCGTGCAGCGCGAGCGCAACGACGTCGAAGCGCAGTTGACCGCGCTGATCGAATACCGCGACGAGTATCACCGCCGTTTCACGGAAACCGCCAAGGCGGGCATGCCCGCCGGCAACATGCGCAACTTTCAGGCGTTCATCGACACGCTCGACGCCGCCATCGAACAGCAGCGCGGCTTGCTGGCGACGGCGACGGCGCGTGTCGAAGCGGCCAAGCCCGAATGGCAGCACAGCAAGCAGAAGCTTGGTTCTTACGAAGTACTGGAAGCACGCGGCATCGCCGCCGAAGCAAAAGTCGCGGCGCGCCGCGAGCAACGGGACGCCGACGAGTTCGGCGCACGAATTCTCCGGATGCGCGCGGAAGGCGCATGA
- a CDS encoding flagellar hook-length control protein FliK, whose product MSPLSLINSLLGSTSGSSGSSASNGVNASTLPFSTTLQQSIAAQNQALAPSPAPAPAPAPTPAPSASNGSSVHDVPPADNSSKDTSAADGSNGTDSTKSASQSDNTQQSGASNGANGADGTNGANGKDKTDTASKPDDGAPTKGAAAAETAAAAAAAAAAAQAQAQASSAADAANAATTDAQPTPASTPVAGNTTTPVVQTPSKKIASLDPKATQDALQAAFAAMANGQGATPATGVSTSASSGASATGEATLGGTGAGAGKGLTLGDLRNMKGDAAGTNATAATTPAAAAAAQPSPAETLAAASASVSQASAVPAANADTNAALAATQAASAAAAASATTTATQGSNPATAAMANAIAPQVGAHDWEDAFSQKVVFLTNAHQQTAELTLNPRDLGPLQVVLQVADNHAHALFVSQHQQVREAVEAALPKLREAMEQGGIGLGSASVSDGFARQSSQQGQEQSGGARGGRSSGRGDAGIDVAGGSATTVSMPVRRTVGLVDTFA is encoded by the coding sequence ATGTCGCCTCTTTCACTGATCAACTCGCTGCTCGGCTCGACGAGCGGCTCATCGGGCAGCAGCGCGTCGAACGGCGTGAACGCCAGCACGCTGCCGTTCTCGACGACGCTGCAGCAAAGCATCGCCGCGCAGAACCAGGCGCTCGCGCCCTCGCCTGCTCCCGCACCGGCGCCCGCGCCGACGCCGGCACCGTCCGCATCGAATGGTTCCAGCGTGCACGACGTGCCGCCCGCCGACAACAGCTCGAAGGACACCAGTGCCGCCGACGGTTCGAACGGCACCGACAGCACGAAGTCCGCGAGCCAGAGCGACAACACGCAGCAAAGCGGCGCGTCGAACGGCGCCAACGGTGCAGACGGCACCAATGGCGCGAACGGCAAGGACAAGACCGACACGGCATCGAAGCCGGACGACGGCGCGCCGACCAAAGGCGCCGCAGCCGCGGAGACGGCGGCAGCCGCAGCGGCCGCAGCCGCCGCTGCACAAGCTCAGGCCCAGGCGAGCAGCGCAGCCGATGCAGCGAATGCGGCAACGACCGACGCGCAACCGACGCCCGCTTCGACCCCGGTCGCCGGCAATACGACCACGCCCGTGGTTCAGACACCGTCGAAAAAGATCGCCTCGCTCGACCCGAAAGCGACTCAAGATGCGTTGCAGGCTGCCTTCGCCGCGATGGCGAACGGCCAGGGCGCAACGCCTGCGACGGGCGTGAGCACATCCGCAAGCTCCGGCGCGTCGGCGACGGGCGAAGCGACGCTCGGCGGCACGGGCGCAGGTGCCGGCAAGGGCCTGACGCTTGGCGACTTGCGCAACATGAAGGGCGACGCGGCTGGGACGAACGCGACGGCCGCTACCACACCGGCCGCCGCCGCAGCCGCGCAGCCGAGCCCAGCCGAAACGCTCGCCGCCGCCAGCGCGAGCGTCTCGCAGGCGAGCGCCGTGCCTGCCGCGAATGCCGACACGAACGCCGCGCTCGCGGCGACTCAGGCCGCATCGGCGGCAGCCGCCGCAAGCGCGACGACGACGGCAACGCAGGGTTCCAACCCCGCGACCGCCGCGATGGCGAACGCCATCGCGCCGCAAGTCGGCGCGCACGATTGGGAAGACGCGTTCAGCCAGAAGGTCGTGTTCCTCACCAACGCGCATCAGCAGACGGCGGAACTCACGCTCAATCCACGCGACCTCGGCCCGCTACAGGTCGTCCTGCAGGTTGCCGATAACCATGCACATGCCCTTTTTGTTTCGCAGCATCAGCAGGTGCGGGAAGCGGTCGAAGCCGCGCTGCCGAAACTGCGCGAAGCGATGGAGCAAGGCGGCATTGGCTTGGGCAGCGCCAGCGTGAGCGACGGCTTTGCCCGCCAGAGCAGCCAGCAGGGCCAGGAGCAGAGCGGCGGCGCTCGCGGCGGCCGCAGCAGCGGCCGTGGCGATGCGGGCATCGACGTCGCGGGCGGCAGTGCGACGACGGTGAGCATGCCGGTGCGACGCACGGTTGGGTTGGTGGACACGTTCGCGTGA
- the fliL gene encoding flagellar basal body-associated protein FliL: protein MATTTANQQANAKPSSPGLVKRILVILLIVLVAAGVAGAATWFFMSKRAPAAATAAAPTPAPVPIFFPLESMTVNLQSDDGQQHYLRIGLTLKLADQKVQEHLTEHMPEVRSRVLLALSNKHPEELATLDGKKALATELEKLIEEPTEANGQPVHVSDVLFTEFVVQ, encoded by the coding sequence ATGGCAACCACGACCGCAAACCAGCAAGCCAACGCGAAGCCCTCCTCTCCGGGCCTCGTCAAGCGCATCTTGGTGATCCTGCTGATCGTACTGGTCGCGGCAGGCGTAGCCGGCGCCGCCACCTGGTTCTTCATGTCGAAGCGCGCGCCCGCCGCCGCGACGGCAGCAGCGCCGACGCCCGCGCCTGTACCGATTTTCTTTCCGCTCGAATCGATGACGGTGAACCTGCAGTCCGACGACGGCCAGCAGCACTACCTGCGCATCGGTCTGACGCTGAAGCTTGCCGATCAGAAAGTGCAGGAACATCTGACCGAACACATGCCCGAAGTCCGCAGCCGCGTGCTGCTCGCGCTGTCGAACAAGCATCCCGAAGAACTCGCGACGCTCGACGGCAAGAAAGCACTCGCCACGGAACTCGAGAAGCTGATCGAAGAGCCGACCGAGGCCAACGGTCAACCCGTGCACGTCTCCGACGTGCTGTTCACCGAATTCGTCGTCCAGTAA
- the fliM gene encoding flagellar motor switch protein FliM, with protein MGHEEFMSQEEVDALLKGVTGESDSQSDQGDRSGVRPYNIATQERIVRGRMPGLEIINDRFARLLRVGIFNFMRRTAEISVGPVKVQKYSEFTRNLPIPTNLNLVHVKPLRGTSLFVFDPNLVFFVVDNLFGGDGRFHTRVEGRDFTQTEQRIISKLLGLVFEHYTTAWKSVRPLQFEYVRSEMHTQFANVATPNEIVIVTQFSIEFGPTGGTLHICMPYSMIEPIRDVLSSPIQGEALEVDRRWVRVLSQQVQAAEVELTADLAQVPVTFHEILNMKAGDVLPINIPEHITAKVDGVPVMECGYGIFNGQYALRVQKMISAAEQMKEAGYD; from the coding sequence ATGGGCCACGAAGAGTTCATGTCCCAGGAGGAGGTCGATGCCCTCCTCAAGGGCGTCACCGGCGAGTCCGACTCGCAGTCCGATCAGGGCGATCGGTCCGGTGTACGTCCGTACAACATCGCGACGCAGGAACGCATCGTTCGCGGCCGGATGCCCGGCCTCGAAATCATCAACGACCGGTTCGCGCGTCTGTTGCGCGTCGGCATCTTCAACTTCATGCGGCGCACGGCGGAAATTTCCGTCGGCCCGGTGAAGGTGCAGAAGTACAGCGAGTTCACGCGCAACCTGCCGATCCCGACGAACCTGAACCTCGTCCACGTGAAGCCTCTGCGCGGCACGTCGCTGTTCGTGTTCGATCCGAACCTCGTGTTCTTCGTGGTCGACAACCTGTTCGGCGGCGACGGGCGTTTTCATACGCGCGTCGAAGGCCGCGACTTCACGCAAACCGAGCAGCGCATCATCAGCAAACTGCTGGGGCTCGTGTTCGAGCACTACACGACGGCATGGAAGAGCGTGCGGCCGCTGCAGTTCGAATACGTGCGTTCGGAAATGCATACGCAGTTCGCCAACGTCGCGACGCCGAACGAAATCGTGATCGTCACGCAGTTCTCGATCGAATTCGGACCGACGGGCGGCACGCTGCACATCTGCATGCCGTACTCGATGATCGAGCCGATCCGCGACGTGCTGTCCTCGCCGATCCAGGGTGAAGCGCTCGAAGTGGACCGCCGCTGGGTGCGCGTGCTGTCGCAGCAGGTGCAGGCAGCCGAAGTGGAACTGACGGCGGATCTCGCGCAGGTCCCCGTCACGTTCCACGAGATTCTCAACATGAAGGCGGGCGACGTGCTGCCCATCAACATTCCCGAGCACATCACGGCGAAGGTCGACGGCGTGCCGGTGATGGAATGCGGCTACGGAATTTTCAATGGTCAATACGCATTGCGCGTGCAGAAGATGATCAGCGCAGCGGAACAGATGAAGGAAGCGGGATATGACTGA
- the fliN gene encoding flagellar motor switch protein FliN, with protein sequence MTELNSTPDMDMPEESKVNDPLPGSGAEEAALDDWASALAEQNDNTSVSATTAGVFQPLSKVEPSTTRNDIDMILDIPVQMTVELGRTKIAIRNLLQLAQGSVVELDGLAGEPMDVLVNGCLIAQGEVVVVNDKFGIRLTDIITPSERIRKLNR encoded by the coding sequence ATGACTGAGCTGAACTCGACACCCGATATGGACATGCCGGAAGAGTCGAAGGTGAATGATCCGTTGCCCGGCTCGGGCGCCGAAGAAGCGGCCCTCGACGATTGGGCGAGCGCGCTCGCCGAGCAGAACGACAACACGTCCGTGAGCGCCACCACGGCGGGCGTGTTCCAGCCGCTGTCGAAGGTCGAGCCGTCGACGACGCGCAACGACATCGACATGATCCTGGACATTCCCGTCCAGATGACGGTCGAGCTGGGCCGCACGAAGATCGCGATCCGCAACCTGCTGCAACTGGCGCAGGGTTCCGTCGTCGAACTCGATGGTCTCGCGGGTGAGCCGATGGACGTGCTGGTCAACGGCTGCCTGATCGCGCAGGGCGAAGTGGTGGTCGTGAACGACAAGTTCGGTATCCGTCTGACCGACATCATCACGCCGTCCGAGCGTATCCGGAAGCTGAACCGATGA
- the fliO gene encoding flagellar biosynthetic protein FliO gives MKHAVTRAASHGSGMPLPRRARFMSTVGVLCASACNFAHAADMNAVNNAAKIASSVGAGTAVPSLGVGAVLQTIVGLAVVIGLVFGFAWLARRFGLQPGQRGGIVKTIGGTSLGGKERVAVVEIGDTWLVLGAAPGNVRLLHTMPAGSASGATLPTGTPFSVPGASNPGGPVQLSGTFGQRFRDALKNEAAKRFQRRASGEQ, from the coding sequence ATGAAACACGCAGTAACCCGGGCCGCGTCTCACGGGAGCGGCATGCCGCTGCCGCGCCGCGCCCGTTTCATGTCGACGGTGGGCGTGCTCTGCGCCAGTGCATGTAATTTCGCGCACGCCGCCGATATGAATGCCGTCAACAACGCCGCGAAGATCGCTTCTAGCGTCGGCGCGGGAACAGCGGTGCCGTCGCTCGGCGTCGGCGCCGTGCTGCAGACGATCGTCGGTCTTGCCGTCGTGATCGGTCTCGTGTTCGGCTTCGCATGGCTCGCGCGCCGCTTCGGCCTGCAACCGGGCCAGCGCGGCGGGATCGTTAAGACGATCGGCGGCACGTCGCTCGGCGGCAAGGAGCGCGTGGCCGTCGTCGAGATCGGCGATACGTGGCTCGTGCTGGGCGCTGCGCCCGGCAACGTGCGCCTGCTGCATACGATGCCCGCCGGCTCCGCCTCGGGCGCAACCCTTCCCACCGGCACGCCTTTTTCAGTGCCCGGCGCATCCAATCCCGGCGGCCCGGTCCAGTTGAGCGGCACCTTCGGACAACGCTTTCGCGACGCGCTCAAAAACGAAGCGGCCAAACGTTTCCAGCGACGCGCGAGCGGAGAACAGTAA
- the fliP gene encoding flagellar type III secretion system pore protein FliP (The bacterial flagellar biogenesis protein FliP forms a type III secretion system (T3SS)-type pore required for flagellar assembly.), which produces MKKRILKGAALIAPLAVPALLFALPTLSHAQANGLPAFNTSPGPNGGTTYSLSVQTMLLLTMLSFLPAMVLMMTSFTRIIIVLSLLRQAIGTPTTPPNQVVVGLALFLTLFVMTPVLDKAYTDGYKPFSEGTIQMDEAVKRGVAPFKAFMLKQTRESDLALFARISHAAPMQGPEDVPLSLLVPSFVTSELKTGFQIGFTVFIPFVIIDMVVASVLMSMGMMMISPATISLPFKLMLFVLVDGWQLIIGSLAQSFV; this is translated from the coding sequence ATGAAAAAGCGCATCCTGAAGGGCGCCGCGCTGATCGCGCCGCTCGCCGTGCCCGCGCTGCTGTTTGCGCTGCCGACGCTGTCGCATGCGCAGGCCAACGGTCTGCCCGCCTTCAACACGAGCCCCGGCCCGAACGGCGGCACGACGTACTCGCTGAGCGTGCAGACGATGCTGCTGCTCACGATGCTGTCGTTCCTGCCCGCGATGGTGTTGATGATGACGAGCTTCACGCGCATCATCATCGTGCTGTCGCTGCTGCGTCAGGCGATCGGCACGCCGACTACGCCGCCCAACCAGGTGGTCGTCGGCCTCGCGTTGTTTCTCACGCTGTTCGTGATGACGCCCGTGCTCGACAAGGCGTACACCGATGGCTACAAGCCCTTCTCCGAAGGCACGATCCAGATGGACGAGGCCGTGAAGCGCGGCGTCGCGCCGTTCAAGGCGTTCATGCTGAAGCAGACTCGCGAAAGCGATCTCGCGCTGTTCGCGCGCATCTCGCACGCCGCGCCGATGCAGGGTCCGGAAGACGTGCCGCTGTCGCTGCTGGTGCCGTCGTTCGTGACGAGCGAGCTGAAGACGGGTTTTCAGATTGGCTTCACGGTGTTCATTCCGTTCGTGATCATCGACATGGTGGTGGCGAGCGTGCTGATGTCGATGGGCATGATGATGATTTCGCCCGCGACCATTTCGCTGCCGTTCAAGCTGATGCTGTTCGTGCTGGTCGACGGCTGGCAATTGATCATCGGCTCGCTTGCGCAGAGCTTCGTCTGA
- the fliQ gene encoding flagellar biosynthesis protein FliQ: MTPETVTTIAHEAMYIALLLAAPPLFVGLVVGLVVSLFQAATQINESTLSFIPKLFAIAVTLVLIGPWMLAKLLDYTRHMFTSIPTLAN; encoded by the coding sequence ATGACGCCGGAAACCGTCACCACGATCGCGCACGAAGCGATGTACATTGCGTTGCTGCTGGCTGCGCCGCCGCTGTTCGTGGGGCTCGTGGTCGGTCTCGTCGTGAGCCTGTTCCAGGCTGCGACGCAGATCAACGAATCCACGCTGTCGTTCATTCCGAAGCTGTTCGCGATCGCCGTGACGCTGGTGCTGATTGGTCCGTGGATGCTCGCGAAGCTGCTTGACTACACGCGCCACATGTTCACGAGCATTCCGACGCTTGCCAACTGA
- the fliR gene encoding flagellar biosynthetic protein FliR, whose translation MFSVTYEQLNVWLTAFLWPFVRILAMMATAPAFGDKSLPTRVKIGLAGFITLIIAPTIGALPQVTVFSAQGVWIIVNQFLIGAALGFTMQLVFGAIQAAGDIMGMSMGLGFATFFDPHAAGSTDVMSRYMNMLAILTFLAVDGHLQVLSALIQTFQALPVSANVLGANGWRVLAGWGSTVISAALLLSLPIVTALLITNLALGILNRAAPQIGVFQVGLPVTVITGLLLIQLMLPNMMPFFVRLFESGIDQMGRVVAGLR comes from the coding sequence ATGTTTTCCGTCACCTACGAACAGCTGAACGTTTGGCTTACCGCGTTCCTGTGGCCGTTCGTGCGGATTCTCGCGATGATGGCGACGGCGCCTGCGTTCGGCGACAAGTCGTTGCCGACTCGCGTGAAGATCGGGCTGGCGGGTTTTATTACGCTGATCATTGCGCCGACTATCGGTGCGTTGCCGCAGGTGACGGTGTTCTCCGCGCAGGGCGTGTGGATCATCGTCAACCAGTTTCTGATCGGCGCGGCGCTCGGTTTTACGATGCAACTCGTGTTCGGTGCGATTCAGGCCGCCGGCGACATCATGGGCATGAGCATGGGGCTCGGGTTCGCGACGTTCTTCGATCCGCATGCTGCGGGGTCGACGGATGTGATGTCGCGGTATATGAACATGCTCGCGATTTTGACTTTTCTCGCGGTTGATGGGCATTTGCAGGTGTTGTCTGCGCTGATTCAGACGTTTCAGGCGTTGCCTGTGTCGGCGAATGTGCTTGGGGCGAATGGTTGGCGAGTGCTCGCCGGGTGGGGGAGCACTGTGATCAGTGCGGCTCTGCTTTTGTCTTTGCCTATTGTCACGGCGCTGCTTATCACTAATCTTGCGCTCGGGATTCTTAATCGGGCTGCGCCGCAGATTGGGGTTTTTCAGGTTGGGCTGCCTGTCACCGTGATTACCGGGTTGCTGCTGATTCAGTTGATGTTGCCCAATATGATGCCCTTCTTTGTCCGGTTGTTTGAAAGTGGGATCGATCAGATGGGGCGGGTGGTGGCTGGGTTGAGGTGA
- the flgL gene encoding flagellar hook-associated protein FlgL, with amino-acid sequence MRISTTQYFGMNVQTMDDQQSTLASLYQQLSSGVSLATPSDNPVGAAQAVQLSMQGATLSQYADNQNTALAALQSEDGSLSSINNVLTSISTQLVRAGDGSLNDGDRGAIATQLQGLRNQLMGLANGTDGSGNYLYAGYQAATPPFSINSSGAVQYNGDNGVQNVQVTGTRNIAIGDTGQAVFLSISPAGSAPVTAGNSANTGTGTIGNVSVSNPTDPTNQHKYTINFTSSTTYTITDTTASTTTAPQTFAAGQAISLGGGGQSVTISGTPNAGDAFSVTPAAQSSKDVFANLDSVIAALQAPVTGTGGQANLTNALGTAMTQLHNTMNNVTSIQTSVGGREQEIEALQTVTQTNSLQTTSNLADLTQTDLTSVISKYTMTQFSLQAAQQGFSMIQKLSLFDYIGN; translated from the coding sequence ATGCGCATCTCTACTACGCAATACTTCGGCATGAACGTCCAGACGATGGACGATCAGCAATCCACGCTCGCGTCGCTGTATCAGCAACTGTCGAGCGGCGTGAGCCTCGCGACGCCGTCGGACAACCCGGTCGGCGCGGCGCAGGCGGTGCAGCTCAGCATGCAGGGCGCGACGCTGTCGCAGTACGCCGACAACCAGAACACCGCGCTTGCCGCGCTGCAATCCGAGGACGGTTCGCTCTCCAGCATCAACAACGTGTTGACGTCGATCAGCACGCAGCTCGTGCGTGCGGGCGACGGCTCGCTCAACGACGGTGACCGCGGCGCGATCGCGACGCAGTTGCAGGGCCTGCGCAACCAGCTGATGGGTCTCGCGAACGGCACTGACGGCTCGGGCAACTATCTGTACGCCGGCTATCAGGCTGCGACGCCGCCGTTCTCGATCAATTCGAGCGGCGCGGTTCAGTACAACGGCGACAATGGCGTGCAGAACGTGCAGGTGACGGGCACGCGCAACATCGCGATCGGCGATACGGGCCAGGCGGTGTTCCTGAGCATTTCTCCGGCGGGCAGCGCGCCCGTGACGGCGGGCAACTCGGCCAACACGGGCACGGGCACGATCGGCAATGTGTCGGTGAGCAATCCGACCGATCCGACGAACCAGCACAAGTACACGATCAACTTCACGTCGTCGACGACTTACACGATCACCGACACCACCGCGTCGACGACGACCGCACCGCAGACCTTCGCGGCCGGCCAGGCGATTTCGCTTGGCGGCGGCGGCCAGAGCGTGACGATTTCCGGCACGCCCAATGCGGGCGATGCGTTCTCGGTGACGCCTGCGGCGCAATCGAGCAAGGATGTGTTCGCGAACCTGGACAGCGTGATTGCCGCGCTGCAAGCGCCCGTTACGGGCACGGGTGGCCAGGCGAACCTGACGAACGCGCTGGGCACGGCGATGACGCAGTTGCATAACACGATGAACAACGTGACGTCGATCCAGACGTCGGTGGGCGGTCGCGAGCAGGAGATCGAGGCACTGCAGACGGTGACGCAGACGAACTCGTTGCAGACGACGAGTAATCTTGCAGATTTGACGCAGACGGATCTGACGTCGGTGATCAGTAAGTACACGATGACGCAGTTTTCGCTGCAGGCAGCGCAGCAGGGGTTTTCGATGATTCAGAAGTTGTCGTTGTTCGATTACATCGGGAACTGA
- the flgK gene encoding flagellar hook-associated protein FlgK, which translates to MSSNLFSIGLSGLNAAQWGLTTTGQNISNQATPGYSVERPVYSESSGQYTGSGYLGSGVSTTTIQRQYSQYLTTELNNAQSQSGSLNTYYNLIAQLNNMVGNPTSGISSAITSYFTGMQNVANDASNPAMRQSAISTAQSLADQINAAGDQYDQLRTSVNTQIGDTVKQINTYSAQIAQLNSQIQSLSAQGQPPNQLLDQRDLAVSNLSQLVGVQVVQGDSGYSVFMGNGQPLVVADKSFNLTTVTSPSDPTETAVAYAGLASQAGTTTPQILPDSVQLGGQIGGLMTFRSQTLDPAEAQLGAIATSFAAQVNAQNSLGIDLNGNKGGALFTVGNPTIFANLKNTGGATLGASLSNPSQPVSGDYTLSYDGSNYTLTNRDTGQVVGQAANLTNPIGGMQFSLSGTMNPGDSFTVEPTRGALNGFGLTTSDGAAIAASSPVLVSKGSSNTGTSTVTQGTVSAGYTLPNTTTTLTYDSTTGSISGFPVGSTVTIDGTPPTSYNITAATPNVPYNPAMGASMTITGSTINNVSLQITGSPANGDTFTIAPNPAGGKDGRNAQSISNLVTAKSMGNGTLTLTDSYANYVNDIGNQTNQIQASSKSQTSLVTQITTAQQSISGVNINEEAANLLQYQQLYQANSKVIQTAQTLFQTILGIFN; encoded by the coding sequence ATGTCGAGTAACCTTTTTAGCATCGGCCTTAGTGGACTCAACGCAGCCCAATGGGGCCTGACGACTACGGGTCAGAACATCTCCAACCAGGCGACGCCTGGCTATTCCGTCGAGCGTCCCGTCTACTCGGAATCGAGCGGACAGTACACGGGCTCCGGCTATCTCGGCAGCGGCGTGTCGACTACGACCATCCAGCGCCAGTACAGCCAGTACCTGACGACCGAGCTGAACAACGCGCAGTCGCAGTCCGGTTCGCTCAACACGTACTACAACCTGATCGCGCAGCTCAACAATATGGTCGGCAATCCGACCTCGGGCATTTCGAGCGCGATCACGTCGTACTTCACCGGAATGCAGAACGTCGCGAACGATGCGTCGAATCCCGCGATGCGCCAAAGCGCCATCAGCACCGCGCAATCGTTGGCGGACCAGATCAACGCGGCAGGCGACCAGTACGACCAGCTGCGCACCAGCGTCAACACGCAGATCGGCGACACGGTCAAGCAGATCAACACGTACAGCGCGCAAATCGCGCAACTGAATTCGCAGATCCAGTCGCTGAGCGCTCAAGGCCAGCCGCCCAACCAGCTGCTCGACCAGCGCGATCTCGCCGTGTCGAATCTGTCGCAACTCGTCGGCGTGCAGGTCGTGCAGGGCGATAGCGGCTACAGCGTGTTCATGGGCAACGGCCAGCCGCTCGTCGTCGCCGACAAGAGCTTCAATCTCACAACCGTCACCTCGCCGTCGGACCCGACGGAAACGGCCGTTGCCTACGCAGGTCTTGCGAGCCAGGCCGGAACGACGACGCCGCAAATCCTGCCCGACAGCGTCCAGCTGGGAGGGCAGATCGGTGGGCTGATGACGTTCCGCAGTCAGACGCTCGATCCCGCTGAAGCGCAACTCGGCGCGATCGCGACGAGCTTCGCCGCGCAGGTCAACGCGCAGAATTCGCTCGGTATCGACCTGAACGGCAACAAGGGCGGCGCGCTGTTCACGGTCGGCAATCCGACTATCTTCGCGAACCTGAAGAACACGGGCGGCGCGACGCTGGGCGCTTCGCTGTCCAATCCGTCGCAACCCGTATCGGGCGACTACACGCTGTCGTATGACGGCTCGAACTACACGCTCACGAATCGCGACACGGGCCAGGTCGTCGGCCAGGCGGCCAACCTGACCAACCCGATCGGCGGCATGCAGTTCTCGCTGTCGGGCACCATGAACCCCGGCGATTCGTTCACCGTCGAGCCGACCCGCGGCGCGCTGAACGGCTTCGGGCTGACTACGAGCGACGGCGCGGCCATCGCGGCTTCGTCGCCGGTTCTGGTTTCGAAGGGTTCGTCGAATACGGGCACGTCGACGGTCACGCAGGGCACGGTATCGGCGGGCTACACGTTGCCGAACACGACCACCACGCTGACGTACGACTCGACGACGGGATCGATCTCCGGCTTCCCGGTCGGCTCGACCGTGACCATCGACGGCACGCCGCCGACCTCGTACAACATCACGGCAGCGACGCCTAATGTGCCGTACAACCCGGCCATGGGCGCGTCGATGACGATCACGGGCAGCACGATCAACAACGTGTCACTGCAGATCACGGGCTCGCCCGCGAACGGCGACACCTTCACGATCGCGCCGAACCCGGCGGGCGGCAAGGACGGCCGCAACGCGCAGTCGATCTCGAACCTCGTGACGGCGAAGTCGATGGGCAACGGCACGCTCACGCTGACCGACTCGTACGCGAACTACGTGAACGACATCGGCAACCAGACGAACCAGATCCAGGCGTCGAGCAAATCGCAGACGTCGCTCGTGACGCAGATCACGACTGCGCAGCAGTCGATCTCCGGCGTGAACATCAACGAGGAAGCGGCGAACCTGCTGCAATACCAGCAGCTGTATCAGGCGAACAGCAAGGTCATCCAGACGGCCCAGACGCTGTTCCAGACGATCCTCGGCATTTTCAATTGA
- a CDS encoding flagellar brake protein, with translation MNTTQSNGDNREMEGVDFGRRNPLEIGVQLRNLLNRGDFLTVQYKGGQLVTKILEVDVRERTFTFDWGALAEQNRGLLTSPEGHFHATPDGVRVHFVTQTPRETTFEGRPSFEADFPEVLYYVQRREYFRVDAPLLDPYICRGRLPDGEGFRFEVQDLSLGGMAMRTSDERVSTLEHGVQLLDTEVILGSLGTLQLDLELMSNRAVDLPNGTQRYTLGFRFLSLPGNAENTLQRLITQLEMKRRSLARV, from the coding sequence ATGAATACCACCCAGTCGAATGGTGACAACCGCGAGATGGAAGGCGTCGACTTCGGCCGCCGCAATCCGCTTGAGATCGGTGTGCAACTGCGCAATCTGCTCAATCGCGGCGATTTTCTGACCGTGCAGTACAAGGGCGGCCAGCTCGTGACGAAGATCCTCGAAGTGGACGTGCGAGAGCGCACCTTCACGTTCGACTGGGGCGCGCTTGCCGAGCAGAACCGTGGGCTGCTGACTTCGCCCGAGGGCCATTTCCATGCGACGCCCGACGGCGTGCGCGTCCATTTCGTCACGCAGACGCCGCGTGAAACGACGTTCGAAGGGCGGCCTTCGTTCGAGGCCGATTTCCCTGAGGTTTTGTATTACGTGCAGCGGCGTGAGTATTTCCGCGTCGATGCGCCGTTGCTGGATCCGTATATTTGCCGCGGGCGCTTGCCGGATGGGGAAGGGTTCCGGTTCGAAGTGCAGGATCTGTCGCTGGGCGGCATGGCGATGCGTACCAGCGATGAGCGTGTGTCCACGCTCGAGCATGGGGTTCAGTTGCTGGATACCGAAGTGATTCTTGGGTCGCTGGGGACGTTGCAGCTCGATCTGGAATTGATGTCGAATCGGGCGGTGGATCTGCCTAACGGCACGCAGCGTTATACGCTGGGGTTTCGGTTTTTGTCCCTGCCGGGGAATGCTGAGAATACGCTGCAGCGGTTGATTACTCAGTTGGAAATGAAACGGCGGTCGTTGGCCAGGGTTTAA